In Patescibacteria group bacterium, one DNA window encodes the following:
- a CDS encoding ATP-dependent Clp protease proteolytic subunit, protein MKDQKENSNYLVPMVVEQTPHGERSFDIYSRLLKDRIIFLGSQVDPASAGLIVAQMLFLDAENRDKPISLYIMSPGGYVTAGLAIYDVMQLIHAPVSTICMGQAASMGAVLLCAGAKGLRYVLPNAEVMIHQVLGGAEGQVADVKIRAAHMDKTNERLLRIIAEHTGQSLEKVRRDADRDNFMSAEEAVAYGLADAIMQKAPFVKK, encoded by the coding sequence CCAGAAAGAGAACAGCAACTACCTTGTGCCGATGGTCGTGGAACAGACACCGCACGGCGAACGTTCCTTTGACATCTATTCCCGCCTGCTCAAGGATCGCATCATTTTTTTGGGCAGCCAGGTCGATCCGGCCAGCGCTGGCTTGATTGTCGCTCAGATGCTGTTCCTGGACGCTGAAAATCGGGACAAGCCGATCAGCCTCTACATCATGAGTCCCGGCGGATACGTCACGGCCGGTCTCGCCATCTACGACGTGATGCAGCTCATCCACGCGCCGGTCTCGACGATCTGCATGGGCCAGGCCGCTTCGATGGGCGCCGTCCTACTCTGCGCCGGCGCCAAAGGCCTGCGCTACGTGCTGCCGAACGCCGAGGTGATGATTCACCAGGTCCTCGGCGGCGCTGAAGGCCAGGTCGCGGACGTGAAGATCCGTGCGGCTCACATGGACAAGACCAATGAGCGCTTGCTGAGGATCATTGCGGAACATACGGGCCAGTCCCTCGAGAAGGTCCGCCGGGACGCCGATCGCGACAACTTCATGTCGGCCGAAGAAGCCGTCGCTTACGGCCTCGCCGACGCGATCATGCAGAAAGCTCCGTTCGTCAAGAAGTGA